Within the Leptotrichia sp. oral taxon 498 genome, the region AAAAATGCAACTGTGATAATATTTTACGTGATTTTAATGGTAATTATATTTTTACCTACATATCTTGCAAATAAAAAAAGAAAACAGCAACAAAAAGAGATGATTGACAATTTTAAAGTTGGAGACAAAGTTGTTACAACTGGAGGGATTTTAGGGACAATTACAAATGTTTTGAGTGAAACTTTGGAAATTAAAGTTGATAAAAATGCAAAAATTACAGTTTTGAAAACATCTATTTCAAGCGTAGAAAAAAAATAATTTTTTAGAAAGGATAGGTTTTGAAAAATGAAAAAAATATTGATATTTTTATTATTTTTAGTAGGTTCTGTCATATTTGCAGAAAATTTGGAAAGTATAAATTATAGAAA harbors:
- the yajC gene encoding preprotein translocase subunit YajC translates to MKNATVIIFYVILMVIIFLPTYLANKKRKQQQKEMIDNFKVGDKVVTTGGILGTITNVLSETLEIKVDKNAKITVLKTSISSVEKK